In Oryzias melastigma strain HK-1 linkage group LG18, ASM292280v2, whole genome shotgun sequence, one DNA window encodes the following:
- the LOC112139934 gene encoding uncharacterized protein LOC112139934, which translates to MTSRGRQRDTRTDSRNSGISLLTFSLQEEPLADRGRSYTRRCSWAELLCHPVFMSWSLQTLHADAFMVTVSEWTLQMGSRLFRLLLWTISFSVKVSAELKNITAEPGQNVTLTCRLSDQNQVLVLEWSRTDLQEDEYVFLYRDDKSDSDHQHKSFRNRVFLKDSRMGDGDLSVVLKNATTDDNGTYQSRVEGNGRTRRSVLDSPPICTIHLLVILPGKKDEGKNKDGGGNKDEGGNKDEEGSKDGGDKDEGGNKDGGDKDEGGNKDGGDKDEGGNNDGGGDKDGGGNNDGGGDKDGGGNRTQEVRQDPPLSVLLAVLVPVAFLALLLTVLLLLLLISKRKSAPRSTGSRLQPEPELRPLSREGGAALDTSDTELLPRSQKSSMVCVSADSVTLF; encoded by the exons ATGACCAGCAGAGGGAGACAGAGGGACACCAGGACAGACAGCAGGAACTCTGGAATATCTTTGTTGACAttctccctccaggaagaaccGTTGGCTGACAGGGGGAGGAGCTACACTCGGAGGTGTTCCTGGGCGGAGCTTCTCTGTCATCCAGTTTTCATGAGCTGGTCTCTCCAGACTCTGCATGCAGATGCTTTCATGGTGACCGTGTCCGAGTGGACGCTGCAGATGGGTTCCAGACTCTTCCGTCTGCTGCTGTGGACCATCAGCTTCTCTGTGAAGGTCTCAGCAG AACTGAAGAACATCACGGCAGAACCGGGTCAGAACGTCACTCTGACATGTCGACTGTCAGACCAGAACCAGGTTCTGGTTCTAGAGTGGAGCAGAACGGACCTGCAGGAGGACGAATATGTGTTTCTGTACAGAGACGACAAAAGTGACTCAGATCATCAGCATAAATCTTTCAGGAACCGAGTGTTTCTGAAGGACAGTCGGATGGGGGATGGAgatctgtctgtggttctgaagaACGCGACGACTGATGACAACGGAACGTACCAGAGTAGAGTCGAAGGAAATGGAAGAACCAGGAGGTCTGTTTTAGATTCACCTCCCATCTGCACCATTCACCTGTTGGTGATTCTTCCAG gtaaaaaagatgaaggaaaaaacaaagatggaggaGGAAACAAAGATGAAGGAGGAAACAAAGATGAAGAAGGAAGCAAAGATGGAGGAGACAAGGATGAAGGAGGAAACAAAGATGGAGGAGACAAAGATGAAGGAGGAAACAAAGATGGAGGAGACAAAGATGAAGGAGGAAACAACGATGGAGGAGGAGACAAAGATGGAGGAGGAAACAACGATGGAGGAGGAGACAAAGATGGAGGAGGAAACAGGACGCAGGAAGTCCGTCAGGATCCTCCTTTGTCGGTTCTTCTGGCAGTGCTGGTTCCTGTTGCTTTCCTTGCTCTTCTTCTCActgttcttcttctcctcctcttgaTCTCAAAGAGGAAATCAGCTCCTCGTTCCACCGGATCCAGGCTCCAGCCGGAACCGGAGCTCCGCCCTCTCAGCAGAGAAGGCGGAGCGGCTCTGGACACGTCAGACACTGAGCTTCTTCCACGCTCTCAGAAGAGCAGCATGGTGTGTGTGTCCGCCGACAGCGTCACGCTCTTTTAG
- the LOC112139926 gene encoding uncharacterized protein LOC112139926 isoform X1, producing the protein MATTPFFTPLFVQIFDLFCLPYSLLSTCGEASIQNFTSQQQVLLDETMWILGSVLFLVLVCSTKSQHMKTVTAEAGETVVLRCEDTNIKQDPVFKWVRRDLPRIGDVFIYRNHSVVLDNQHESFQNRVFLKDPQMKNGDLSVVLKNVTIEDTGTYLCLILNKDDPLSFGYSPSSVKLEVSPPELNITAEPGENVTLRCGNMNINGEFHLYWRKMDQDWNTYVFFYRSHSVVLDNQHESFQNRVFLLDPQMKDGDLSVVLKNVRIEDSGTYQCRVDREDYPLSIMYSSSTINLQVSPPGVKDEGGDKDEGGVKDEGGVKDEGGVKVEGGH; encoded by the exons ATGGCCACCACGCCGTTCTTTACGCCGCTTTTCGTACAAATTTTTGACctcttttgcttgccatactcCCTGCTCAGCACGTGCGGCGAAGCCTCGATCCAGAACTTCACATCACAGCAGCAGGTCCTCCTGGACGAAACGATGTGGATCCTCGGCTCGGTTCTGTTCCTCGTTCTGGTCTGTTCCACCAAGTCACAAC ATATGAAGACCGTAACAGCTGAAGCTGGAGAGACCGTCGTTCTGAGATGTGAAGATACAAACATCAAGCAGGATCCAGTTTTTAAGTGGGTCAGACGTGACCTGCCGAGGATTGGAGATGTGTTTATCTACAGGAATCACAGTGTTGTTCTAGACAATCAGCATGAATCTTTCCAGAACCGAGTGTTTCTGAAGGACCCTCAGATGAAGAATGGAgatctgtctgtggttctgaagaACGTGACGATTGAAGACACTGGAACATACCTGTGTTTAATCCTAAATAAAGATGATCCATTGAGTTTTGGGTACTCGCCCTCCTCCGTTAAACTGGAGGTGTCTCCTCCAG AGCTGAACATCACTGCTGAACCTGGGGAGAACGTCACTCTGAGATGTGGAAATATGAACATCAACGGAGAATTCCATTTATATTGGAGGAAAATGGACCAGGACTGGAATACATACGTGTTTTTCTACAGGAGTCACAGTGTTGTTCTAGACAATCAGCATGAATCTTTCCAGAACCGAGTGTTTCTGCTGGACCCTCAGATGAAGGATGGAgatctgtctgtggttctgaagaACGTGAGGATTGAAGACTCTGGAACATACCAGTGTAGAGTAGACCGAGAGGATTATCCATTGAGTATTATGTACTCGAGCTCCACCATCAATCTGCAGGTGTCTCCTCCAG gagTTAAAGATGAAGGAGGAGACAAAGATGAAGGAGGAGTCAAAGATGAAGGAGGAGTCAAAGATGAAGGAGGAGTTAAAGTTGAAGGAGGACATTAA
- the LOC112139926 gene encoding uncharacterized protein LOC112139926 isoform X2 codes for MATTPFFTPLFVQIFDLFCLPYSLLSTCGEASIQNFTSQQQVLLDETMWILGSVLFLVLVCSTKSQHMKTVTAEAGETVVLRCEDTNIKQDPVFKWVRRDLPRIGDVFIYRNHSVVLDNQHESFQNRVFLKDPQMKNGDLSVVLKNVTIEDTGTYLCLILNKDDPLSFGYSPSSVKLEVSPPELNITAEPGENVTLRCGNMNINGEFHLYWRKMDQDWNTYVFFYRSHSVVLDNQHESFQNRVFLLDPQMKDGDLSVVLKNVRIEDSGTYQCRVDREDYPLSIMYSSSTINLQVSPPGDKDEGGVKDEGGVKDEGGVKVEGGH; via the exons ATGGCCACCACGCCGTTCTTTACGCCGCTTTTCGTACAAATTTTTGACctcttttgcttgccatactcCCTGCTCAGCACGTGCGGCGAAGCCTCGATCCAGAACTTCACATCACAGCAGCAGGTCCTCCTGGACGAAACGATGTGGATCCTCGGCTCGGTTCTGTTCCTCGTTCTGGTCTGTTCCACCAAGTCACAAC ATATGAAGACCGTAACAGCTGAAGCTGGAGAGACCGTCGTTCTGAGATGTGAAGATACAAACATCAAGCAGGATCCAGTTTTTAAGTGGGTCAGACGTGACCTGCCGAGGATTGGAGATGTGTTTATCTACAGGAATCACAGTGTTGTTCTAGACAATCAGCATGAATCTTTCCAGAACCGAGTGTTTCTGAAGGACCCTCAGATGAAGAATGGAgatctgtctgtggttctgaagaACGTGACGATTGAAGACACTGGAACATACCTGTGTTTAATCCTAAATAAAGATGATCCATTGAGTTTTGGGTACTCGCCCTCCTCCGTTAAACTGGAGGTGTCTCCTCCAG AGCTGAACATCACTGCTGAACCTGGGGAGAACGTCACTCTGAGATGTGGAAATATGAACATCAACGGAGAATTCCATTTATATTGGAGGAAAATGGACCAGGACTGGAATACATACGTGTTTTTCTACAGGAGTCACAGTGTTGTTCTAGACAATCAGCATGAATCTTTCCAGAACCGAGTGTTTCTGCTGGACCCTCAGATGAAGGATGGAgatctgtctgtggttctgaagaACGTGAGGATTGAAGACTCTGGAACATACCAGTGTAGAGTAGACCGAGAGGATTATCCATTGAGTATTATGTACTCGAGCTCCACCATCAATCTGCAGGTGTCTCCTCCAG GAGACAAAGATGAAGGAGGAGTCAAAGATGAAGGAGGAGTCAAAGATGAAGGAGGAGTTAAAGTTGAAGGAGGACATTAA
- the LOC112139926 gene encoding uncharacterized protein LOC112139926 isoform X3 — protein sequence MATTPFFTPLFVQIFDLFCLPYSLLSTCGEASIQNFTSQQQVLLDETMWILGSVLFLVLVCSTKSQHMKTVTAEAGETVVLRCEDTNIKQDPVFKWVRRDLPRIGDVFIYRNHSVVLDNQHESFQNRVFLKDPQMKNGDLSVVLKNVTIEDTGTYLCLILNKDDPLSFGYSPSSVKLEVSPPELNITAEPGENVTLRCGNMNINGEFHLYWRKMDQDWNTYVFFYRSHSVVLDNQHESFQNRVFLLDPQMKDGDLSVVLKNVRIEDSGTYQCRVDREDYPLSIMYSSSTINLQVSPPGVKDEGGVKDEGGVKVEGGH from the exons ATGGCCACCACGCCGTTCTTTACGCCGCTTTTCGTACAAATTTTTGACctcttttgcttgccatactcCCTGCTCAGCACGTGCGGCGAAGCCTCGATCCAGAACTTCACATCACAGCAGCAGGTCCTCCTGGACGAAACGATGTGGATCCTCGGCTCGGTTCTGTTCCTCGTTCTGGTCTGTTCCACCAAGTCACAAC ATATGAAGACCGTAACAGCTGAAGCTGGAGAGACCGTCGTTCTGAGATGTGAAGATACAAACATCAAGCAGGATCCAGTTTTTAAGTGGGTCAGACGTGACCTGCCGAGGATTGGAGATGTGTTTATCTACAGGAATCACAGTGTTGTTCTAGACAATCAGCATGAATCTTTCCAGAACCGAGTGTTTCTGAAGGACCCTCAGATGAAGAATGGAgatctgtctgtggttctgaagaACGTGACGATTGAAGACACTGGAACATACCTGTGTTTAATCCTAAATAAAGATGATCCATTGAGTTTTGGGTACTCGCCCTCCTCCGTTAAACTGGAGGTGTCTCCTCCAG AGCTGAACATCACTGCTGAACCTGGGGAGAACGTCACTCTGAGATGTGGAAATATGAACATCAACGGAGAATTCCATTTATATTGGAGGAAAATGGACCAGGACTGGAATACATACGTGTTTTTCTACAGGAGTCACAGTGTTGTTCTAGACAATCAGCATGAATCTTTCCAGAACCGAGTGTTTCTGCTGGACCCTCAGATGAAGGATGGAgatctgtctgtggttctgaagaACGTGAGGATTGAAGACTCTGGAACATACCAGTGTAGAGTAGACCGAGAGGATTATCCATTGAGTATTATGTACTCGAGCTCCACCATCAATCTGCAGGTGTCTCCTCCAG GAGTCAAAGATGAAGGAGGAGTCAAAGATGAAGGAGGAGTTAAAGTTGAAGGAGGACATTAA
- the LOC112139926 gene encoding V-set domain-containing T-cell activation inhibitor 1 isoform X4 yields MWILGSVLFLVLVCSTKSQHMKTVTAEAGETVVLRCEDTNIKQDPVFKWVRRDLPRIGDVFIYRNHSVVLDNQHESFQNRVFLKDPQMKNGDLSVVLKNVTIEDTGTYLCLILNKDDPLSFGYSPSSVKLEVSPPELNITAEPGENVTLRCGNMNINGEFHLYWRKMDQDWNTYVFFYRSHSVVLDNQHESFQNRVFLLDPQMKDGDLSVVLKNVRIEDSGTYQCRVDREDYPLSIMYSSSTINLQVSPPGVKDEGGDKDEGGVKDEGGVKDEGGVKVEGGH; encoded by the exons ATGTGGATCCTCGGCTCGGTTCTGTTCCTCGTTCTGGTCTGTTCCACCAAGTCACAAC ATATGAAGACCGTAACAGCTGAAGCTGGAGAGACCGTCGTTCTGAGATGTGAAGATACAAACATCAAGCAGGATCCAGTTTTTAAGTGGGTCAGACGTGACCTGCCGAGGATTGGAGATGTGTTTATCTACAGGAATCACAGTGTTGTTCTAGACAATCAGCATGAATCTTTCCAGAACCGAGTGTTTCTGAAGGACCCTCAGATGAAGAATGGAgatctgtctgtggttctgaagaACGTGACGATTGAAGACACTGGAACATACCTGTGTTTAATCCTAAATAAAGATGATCCATTGAGTTTTGGGTACTCGCCCTCCTCCGTTAAACTGGAGGTGTCTCCTCCAG AGCTGAACATCACTGCTGAACCTGGGGAGAACGTCACTCTGAGATGTGGAAATATGAACATCAACGGAGAATTCCATTTATATTGGAGGAAAATGGACCAGGACTGGAATACATACGTGTTTTTCTACAGGAGTCACAGTGTTGTTCTAGACAATCAGCATGAATCTTTCCAGAACCGAGTGTTTCTGCTGGACCCTCAGATGAAGGATGGAgatctgtctgtggttctgaagaACGTGAGGATTGAAGACTCTGGAACATACCAGTGTAGAGTAGACCGAGAGGATTATCCATTGAGTATTATGTACTCGAGCTCCACCATCAATCTGCAGGTGTCTCCTCCAG gagTTAAAGATGAAGGAGGAGACAAAGATGAAGGAGGAGTCAAAGATGAAGGAGGAGTCAAAGATGAAGGAGGAGTTAAAGTTGAAGGAGGACATTAA
- the LOC112139928 gene encoding uncharacterized protein LOC112139928 isoform X2, producing the protein MFKEIWILTLIWFVDCEHVEGEQKNEPIIAAPGRDVLLPCRLDSENRKTMTKVMLETFIQRVSLNPDGLKRGDVTLKIRNVTLQDEGMYRCYIHELDHRETVHLVVEPNGVRAPTMETSQFNISTPDPGGREKNNIMSSYMILGLCIGLVVFVLSILSAFIYICQRRRQKKPPSMKTFYLSKADMCILKIEECFSSCSHTEALHSRTATDVREEEEGALWEV; encoded by the exons ATGtttaaagaaatttggattttaactTTGATTTGGTTTGTCGACTGTGAACACGTTGAAG GTGAACAGAAGAACGAACCAATCATTGCTGCTCCTGGTCGTGATGTCCTCCTGCCGTGTCGTCTGGACTCTGAG AACAGGAAGACCATGACCAAAGTCATGTTGGAGACGTTCATCCAGAGAGTGTCTCTGAACCCAGACGGACTCAAACGAGGAGACGTGACGTTAAAGATCAGGAACGTGACGCTCCAGGATGAGGGAATGTACAGATGCTACATCCATGAATTGGACCACAGAGAGACGGTTCATCTGGTTGTTG AGCCAAACGGAGTCAGAGCTCCAACCATGGAAACATCCCAGTTTAACATCTCCACTCCAGATCCAGGAGGAAGAGAGAAGAACAACATCATGTCCAGTTATATGATACTGGGTCTTTGTATTGGtcttgtagtttttgttttatccatcctctctgcttttatttatatctGTCAGAGGAGACGACAGAAA AAACCTCCTTCAATGAAGACATTCTATCTCTCCAAGGCTGATATGTGCATCTTGAAGATCGAAGAATGTTTCTCAAGCTGCAGCCACACAGAGGCGCTACACAGCCGTACTGCCACGGATGTGCGTGAGGAAGAGGAAGGGGCTCTCTGGGAAGTTTGA
- the LOC112139928 gene encoding matrix remodeling-associated protein 8-like isoform X1, with amino-acid sequence MFKEIWILTLIWFVDCEHVEGEQKNEPIIAAPGRDVLLPCRLDSEVDLQDHTVEWTKLEMDPDPIKRAFVYFYQNRKTMTKVMLETFIQRVSLNPDGLKRGDVTLKIRNVTLQDEGMYRCYIHELDHRETVHLVVEPNGVRAPTMETSQFNISTPDPGGREKNNIMSSYMILGLCIGLVVFVLSILSAFIYICQRRRQKKPPSMKTFYLSKADMCILKIEECFSSCSHTEALHSRTATDVREEEEGALWEV; translated from the exons ATGtttaaagaaatttggattttaactTTGATTTGGTTTGTCGACTGTGAACACGTTGAAG GTGAACAGAAGAACGAACCAATCATTGCTGCTCCTGGTCGTGATGTCCTCCTGCCGTGTCGTCTGGACTCTGAGGTGGATCTCCAGGATCACACTGTGGAGTGGACCAAACTGGAGATGGACCCTGACCCAATAAAGAGggcttttgtgtatttttaccaGAACAGGAAGACCATGACCAAAGTCATGTTGGAGACGTTCATCCAGAGAGTGTCTCTGAACCCAGACGGACTCAAACGAGGAGACGTGACGTTAAAGATCAGGAACGTGACGCTCCAGGATGAGGGAATGTACAGATGCTACATCCATGAATTGGACCACAGAGAGACGGTTCATCTGGTTGTTG AGCCAAACGGAGTCAGAGCTCCAACCATGGAAACATCCCAGTTTAACATCTCCACTCCAGATCCAGGAGGAAGAGAGAAGAACAACATCATGTCCAGTTATATGATACTGGGTCTTTGTATTGGtcttgtagtttttgttttatccatcctctctgcttttatttatatctGTCAGAGGAGACGACAGAAA AAACCTCCTTCAATGAAGACATTCTATCTCTCCAAGGCTGATATGTGCATCTTGAAGATCGAAGAATGTTTCTCAAGCTGCAGCCACACAGAGGCGCTACACAGCCGTACTGCCACGGATGTGCGTGAGGAAGAGGAAGGGGCTCTCTGGGAAGTTTGA
- the LOC112139925 gene encoding matrix remodeling-associated protein 8, with translation MMFSLADLVSVSASSQWILTFSWLLFCKHVEGGRTDSVRTISAAPGDDVILPCRLDSEEDLQDYFLEWTKLEMNPDPSGRRFVYLYRSRKTMTRFMMETFIQRVSLNPDGLKRGDVTLKIRNVTLQDKGTYRCYIHGLDHRETVQLLVGEQKNKPIIAAPGDDVILPCRLDSEEDLQDHIVEWTKVEIEPDPSGRRFVYLYLNRKTMTNLMMETFIQRVSLNPDGLKRGDVTLKIRNVTLQDEGKYSCFIPGKKFRETVQLLVEPNGVRAPTMETSQFNISTPDPGGEQNNIMSSYMILGLCIVVGVFLSSIFSAVCIHQRRRKKFQKLHLRRHPISLKLCFNNQRSSEKMRLQLNYDLSPTWNSLI, from the exons ATGATGTTTTCTTTAGCAGATCTCGTGtctgtttctgcttcttctcagTGGATTTTAACGTTTTCTTGGTTGTTGTTCTGTAAACATGTTGAAG GTGGACGCACTGATTCAGTCAGAACAATCTCTGCTGCTCctggtgatgatgtcatcctgCCGTGTCGTCTGGACTCTGAGGAGGACCTGCAGGATTACTTTCTGGAGTGGACCAAACTGGAGATGAACCCAGATCCATCAGGGAGACGTTTTGTGTACCTGTACCGCAGCAGGAAGACCATGACCAGATTCATGATGGAGACGTTCATCCAGAGAGTGTCTCTGAACCCAGACGGACTCAAACGAGGAGACGTGACGTTAAAGATCAGGAACGTGACGCTCCAGGATAAGGGAACCTACAGATGCTACATCCATGGATTGGACCACAGGGAGACGGTTCAGCTGCTTGTTG gTGAACAGAAGAACAAACCAATCATTGCTGCTCctggtgatgatgtcatcctgCCGTGTCGTCTGGACTCTGAGGAGGACCTGCAGGATCACATCGTGGAGTGGACCAAAGTAGAGATTGAGCCAGATCCATCAGGGAGACGTTTTGTGTATCTGTACCTGAACAGGAAGACCATGACTAATTTAATGATGGAGACGTTCATCCAGAGAGTGTCTCTGAACCCAGACGGACTCAAACGAGGAGACGTGACGTTAAAGATCAGGAACGTGACGCTCCAGGATGAGGGGAAGTACAGCTGCTTCATTCCTGGGAAGAAGTTCAGGGAGACGGTTCAGCTGCTTGTTG AGCCAAATGGAGTCAGAGCTCCAACCATGGAAACATCCCAGTTTAACATCTCCACTCCAGATCCAGGAGGAGAGCAGAACAACATCATGTCCAGTTATATGATACTGGGTCTTTGTATTGTTGttggagtttttctttcatCCATCTTCTCTGCTGTTTGTATCCATCAGAGGAGACGAAAGAAA TTCCAGAAACTTCATTTGAGAAGACATCCCATCTCTCTAAAACTCTGCTTCAACAACCAGAGATCATCAGAGAAGATGAGACTCCAACTGAACTATGACCTTTCTCCAACCTGGAACTCTCTGATCTGA